Proteins from a single region of Bos javanicus breed banteng chromosome 25, ARS-OSU_banteng_1.0, whole genome shotgun sequence:
- the CCZ1 gene encoding vacuolar fusion protein CCZ1 homolog, translated as MAAAASGAGAGAAQEKQFPPALLSFFIYNPRFGPREGEEENKILFYYPNEVEKNEKIRNVGLCEAIVQFTRTFSPSKPAKSLHTQKNRQFFNEPEENFWMVMVVRNPIIEKQSKDGKPVVEYQEEELLDKVYSSVLQQCYSMYKLFNGTFLRAMDDGGVKLLKERLEKFFHRYLQTLHLQSCDLLDIFGGISFFPLDKMTYLKIQSFINRMEESLSIVKYTAFLYNDQLIWSGLEQDDMRILYKYLTTSLFPRHIEPELAGRDSPIRAEMPGNLQHYGRFLTGPLNLNDPEAKCRFPKIFVNTDDTYEALHLIVYKAMSAAVCFMIDASIQPTLDFCRRLDSIVGPQLTVLASDICEQFNINKRMSGSEKEPQFKFIYFNHMNLAEKSTVHMRKTPSVSLTSVHPDLMKILGDINSDFTRVDEDEEIIVKAMSDYWVVGKKSDQRELYVILNQKNANLIEVNEEVKKLCATQFNNIFFLD; from the exons gaggaaaataaaattttgttttattatccaaatgaagtagaaaagaatgaaaaaattagaAACGTTGGATTATGTGAAGCTATTGTACAGTTTACAAG GACCTTTAGTCCATCAAAACCTGCAAAATCTTTACATACGCAGAAGAACAGACAGTTCTTCAACGAACCAGAAGAAAATTTCTGGATGGTCATG GTTGTTCGGAATCCTATCATTGAAAAGCAAAGTAAAGATGGAAAACCAGTTGTTGAATACCAGGAGGAGGAGTTGCTG GACAAGGTTTACAGTTCGGTGCTCCAACAATGCTACAGCATGTACAAG CTTTTTAATGGTACATTTCTAAGAGCCATGGACGATGGAGGTGTCAAGCTCCTAAAAGAAAGATTAGAGAAATTCTTCCATCGA tATTTGCAAACGTTGCATTTGCAGTCCTGCGATCTACTCGACATATTTGGTGGGATCAGCTTCTTCCCATTGGATAAAATGACTTATTTGAAAATCCAGTCCTTTATTAACAGAATGGAAGAAAGCCTGAGTATAGTCAAGTACACTGCCTTTCTCTATAATGATCAACTCATCTG GAGTGGATTAGAACAAGACGACatgagaattttatataaatacctCACCAcgtctctgtttccaaggcataTCGAACCTGAG TTGGCGGGAAGGGATTCTCCAATAAGGGCAGAAATGCCAGGAAACCTCCAACACTATGGAAG ATTCCTCACTGGCCCCTTGAACCTTAATGATCCAGAAGCAAAATGCAGATTCCCCAAAATTTTTGTAAATACAGACGACACTTACGAAGCTCTGCACTTAATTGTTTATAAG GCCATGAGCGCAGCTGTGTGCTTTATGATCGATG CCTCCATTCAGCCCACACTGGATTTCTGCCGTAGACTGGACAGCATCGTGGGGCCCCAGCTCACAGTGCTGGCATCTGACATCTGTGAGCAGTTTAACATCAACAAGAGAATGTCTGG GTCTGAAAAAGAACCCCAGTTTAAGTTTATCTACTTCAACCATATGAATTTAGCAGAAAAAAGTACAGTTCACATGAGGAAGACACCCAGCGTGTCACTCACATCTGTCCATCCGGATCTAATGAAGATTCTGGGTGACATCAATAGTGATTTCACAAG AGTGGACGAAGATGAAGAAATCATCGTGAAAGCCATGAGTGATTACTGGGTTGTTGGGAAGAAGTCTGACCAGAGGGAGCTGTATGTTATTTTGAATCAAAAAAATGCAAACCTGATTGAAGTCAATG AAGAGGTCAAGAAGCTTTGCGCAACGCAGTTCAACAACATATTCTTCCTGGATTGA